One genomic segment of Erysipelotrichaceae bacterium 66202529 includes these proteins:
- a CDS encoding helix-turn-helix domain-containing protein: protein MDWMTCLQQAITYMEQHLLDELHPENIAEAVHVSPFYLQRGFQILTGCSLMEYVRNRRLYLAAMEAVDSNIKIIDLAYKYGYQTPESFTKAFYRFHGYTPNQMREHAERVAPFLPLHIRITIQGGYNMDYMVERLKSFQVIGVKRQFQYDRGYQDIPMFWKELMEQHCKNGHTLSVIENFGQYGICMENEQKKDSFTYMIAGSYFGGDIPDGMEVVTIPELTWAKFTSIGPLPVSLQTVNTKIFSEWLPGNQEYEIAENMNLECYTPHMDTTAADYRSEVWIPVKKKAGAKL from the coding sequence ATGGATTGGATGACATGCCTGCAGCAGGCAATCACGTATATGGAGCAGCATCTGCTTGACGAGCTTCATCCGGAGAATATCGCTGAGGCAGTACATGTGTCTCCATTTTACCTGCAGCGTGGATTTCAGATTTTGACAGGCTGTAGTCTCATGGAATATGTACGGAATCGCAGGCTGTATCTGGCCGCAATGGAGGCTGTTGACAGCAATATAAAAATAATTGATCTGGCATATAAGTACGGCTATCAGACGCCGGAAAGCTTCACAAAAGCTTTTTACCGCTTTCATGGATATACACCGAATCAAATGCGTGAACATGCTGAACGTGTCGCTCCATTTCTGCCTCTGCATATCAGAATTACCATACAAGGAGGATATAATATGGATTACATGGTAGAACGTTTAAAAAGCTTTCAGGTGATTGGTGTAAAAAGGCAATTCCAATATGATCGTGGATATCAGGATATTCCAATGTTCTGGAAGGAGCTTATGGAGCAGCACTGTAAAAACGGACATACGCTGTCGGTTATCGAGAACTTTGGTCAATACGGAATCTGTATGGAAAACGAGCAGAAGAAGGACAGCTTCACGTATATGATAGCGGGCAGTTATTTTGGAGGTGACATTCCGGACGGTATGGAGGTTGTGACGATTCCTGAGCTTACCTGGGCTAAATTTACAAGCATCGGCCCATTACCGGTTTCTTTACAGACTGTTAATACAAAAATTTTCTCAGAGTGGCTGCCGGGAAATCAGGAATATGAAATCGCGGAGAATATGAATTTAGAATGCTATACGCCGCACATGGATACCACTGCAGCTGATTACAGAAGTGAGGTATGGATTCCTGTGAAAAAGAAAGCAGGAGCTAAGCTCTGA
- a CDS encoding DUF308 domain-containing protein — MNLKIENWKLLILSIFYLIFSILSYTIEKEKFLNFFQIAGIAIILAGLFQILVYFFKKEYMKPNEFSFSFGVLYCIAGLIVATKPYLIVDNYPIVISGLVVLDATLRLQYSMNLFRLQDAQWKIHLVLAIVPLVMGMVLILVSFEEKTLHNLFSFLLILDAIANFYTILYYRGVARRYGRHSEQILDLSSQEAAVHEVIDGKDNMVD, encoded by the coding sequence ATGAATTTGAAAATTGAAAACTGGAAGCTTCTGATTCTTTCCATTTTTTATCTGATATTTTCTATCCTTTCCTATACGATTGAAAAGGAAAAATTTCTGAATTTCTTCCAGATAGCAGGTATTGCTATCATACTGGCAGGATTGTTTCAGATTTTGGTGTATTTCTTTAAAAAGGAATATATGAAGCCAAATGAATTCAGCTTTTCCTTTGGTGTTTTATATTGTATTGCAGGACTGATCGTTGCCACAAAGCCGTATCTGATTGTGGATAATTATCCTATCGTTATCTCCGGACTGGTTGTGCTGGATGCGACACTGCGTCTGCAATATTCCATGAATCTGTTTCGTTTACAGGATGCACAGTGGAAAATTCACCTGGTACTTGCTATTGTACCGCTTGTTATGGGAATGGTTCTTATTCTTGTTTCTTTTGAAGAAAAGACATTGCATAATCTGTTCAGCTTCCTGCTGATTCTGGATGCGATTGCCAATTTTTATACGATTCTGTATTATCGCGGTGTTGCCAGACGCTATGGAAGACATAGTGAACAGATTCTTGATTTATCTAGTCAGGAAGCAGCGGTACATGAGGTGATCGACGGAAAAGACAATATGGTAGACTAA
- a CDS encoding putative sulfate exporter family transporter, which yields MIFIKEKGKGLLLCFGIGIAGLLLGQWFPIIGGPVFAILIGMLLALRVKEQQSLQAGIAFTSKKILQYAVILLGFGLDLSVIAETGKQSLPIILATITTSLVIAYVLKRGLHIPTNISTLVGVGSSICGGSAIAATAPVIEADDEEVAQAISVIFLFNILAAILFPWLGTILHFHGSEGFGVFAGTAVNDTSSVTATASTWDSMYQTGSATLDKAVTVKLTRTLAIIPITLFLAFQRMRKEEQEEKLEGKKLEWRKIFPVFILYFLLASIITSVSTNVFHISAEVFLPFKELSKFFIIMAMGAIGLHTDIVKLVKNGGKPIFMGFCCWLGITAVSLLMQKLLGIW from the coding sequence ATGATATTTATAAAAGAAAAGGGAAAAGGACTGCTGTTATGCTTTGGGATTGGAATTGCAGGATTGCTGCTGGGGCAGTGGTTTCCTATTATCGGAGGGCCGGTGTTTGCTATTCTCATTGGGATGCTTTTGGCATTGCGCGTAAAGGAACAACAAAGTCTGCAGGCGGGTATCGCCTTCACCTCAAAAAAAATATTGCAATATGCAGTGATTTTACTGGGATTCGGTTTGGATTTATCTGTGATTGCGGAAACTGGAAAGCAGTCGCTTCCGATCATTCTGGCAACGATTACGACATCCCTTGTGATTGCCTATGTATTAAAACGTGGTCTTCACATACCGACAAATATTTCCACTCTGGTCGGTGTCGGCTCCTCGATTTGCGGAGGCTCGGCTATCGCTGCGACTGCACCGGTCATTGAGGCGGATGATGAGGAGGTGGCACAGGCGATCTCTGTTATCTTTCTGTTTAATATCCTGGCCGCTATCCTGTTTCCATGGCTGGGAACCATCCTGCACTTTCATGGAAGTGAGGGCTTTGGGGTATTTGCCGGTACGGCTGTAAATGATACGTCCTCTGTTACAGCGACTGCATCCACCTGGGACAGTATGTATCAAACAGGCTCTGCCACACTGGATAAGGCAGTTACCGTCAAGCTGACGCGAACCCTTGCCATCATTCCCATCACGCTGTTTCTGGCATTTCAGAGAATGCGGAAAGAGGAGCAGGAGGAAAAGCTGGAAGGGAAAAAGCTGGAATGGAGAAAAATATTTCCGGTATTTATTTTATATTTTTTATTGGCATCCATCATTACAAGTGTTTCTACGAATGTATTTCATATATCAGCCGAGGTCTTTCTACCGTTTAAGGAGCTGAGTAAGTTCTTTATTATTATGGCAATGGGGGCCATCGGACTGCATACGGATATCGTAAAGCTTGTAAAAAATGGAGGAAAGCCGATATTTATGGGATTTTGCTGCTGGCTTGGAATTACTGCGGTATCGCTGCTCATGCAAAAGCTGCTTGGAATCTGGTAG
- a CDS encoding helix-turn-helix domain-containing protein: METNGELIIAVLNYIEEHLQDHVTLQDVAAYSGYSPYHIHKLFTGMCDMPLHAYVRRRQISRGALLLVNSKQDIAEIAYACGYLSQRSFHKAFVQLYRTSPAAFRKKGIAYELQKPLELKLKPFVNQREMKIEVQQWEELLLEGYSANTKHGFHVIGRCHRQCNRAMRKYSLCDDACVVYGVNDYTDFDTEANQPAFQYFAGFAVSQVHNKKLTHMILPKGSYLVFTFYADPKASMEPYAQDIYHNWLPQSAYRLRQDCCMDIVKYHAENDQGIAEIAYCIPLLKA, translated from the coding sequence ATGGAAACGAATGGAGAGCTGATTATCGCTGTATTAAATTACATTGAGGAACACCTGCAGGATCATGTGACATTACAGGATGTCGCAGCCTATAGCGGATATTCCCCATATCATATACATAAATTGTTTACCGGAATGTGTGATATGCCGCTGCATGCCTATGTGCGACGCAGACAAATATCCAGAGGGGCTTTGCTGCTGGTGAACAGTAAGCAGGATATTGCAGAGATTGCATATGCATGCGGATACCTGTCACAGCGCTCCTTTCATAAGGCATTTGTACAGCTCTATCGGACAAGTCCGGCAGCCTTTCGCAAAAAAGGAATCGCCTATGAGCTGCAAAAGCCGCTGGAGCTTAAACTGAAACCGTTTGTGAATCAAAGAGAAATGAAAATTGAGGTGCAGCAATGGGAAGAGCTACTGCTTGAGGGATACAGTGCAAATACTAAGCACGGGTTTCATGTCATTGGAAGGTGTCATCGTCAATGCAACCGTGCTATGAGGAAGTATAGCCTGTGTGATGATGCTTGTGTCGTGTATGGTGTGAATGATTATACTGACTTTGATACAGAAGCGAATCAGCCAGCGTTTCAATACTTTGCAGGCTTTGCGGTTTCACAGGTGCACAATAAAAAGCTGACACATATGATATTGCCAAAAGGAAGCTATCTGGTATTTACGTTTTATGCAGATCCGAAGGCTTCTATGGAACCATATGCACAGGATATCTATCATAACTGGCTGCCGCAGAGTGCATACAGACTGCGCCAGGATTGCTGTATGGATATCGTGAAGTATCATGCAGAAAATGATCAGGGAATCGCAGAGATTGCATATTGCATTCCTCTTTTAAAAGCATAA